TATGCCCTACCCCAGACCAACCGGCGTCCGCCCCCCTGGTGCCACGCGATCTCTGGAGGCTTTCCGTGGTCTCAAGTGGCCGTGAGACCACGGAAAGCCTCCAGAGATCGAGGGGACGTCAGGGGGTGGTCAGGGTGGGGGTGGTGATGTCGGCTCCGTAGCCGTCGCCGCGCTGGGCGAGCGAGGTGACCCAGAGCATCCAGTACCGGTGGGCGCCGGCGTCCGCGGCGGACAGCTCGTTGGTCCCGGCGACGGTCGTCGTCTCGGCCACCGGTGTCATCCCCTCAGCGGCCCCGGACGGCGGAGCGTCACCGGCGAGCAGGGCGACGGCCACCCCCGCGGAGGCACTGTCGAACGTCACCGTGCCGACCTCGCGGGGTTCGCCGAGGTCGACGAGCAGGCCGACGCCGGGCTTGAGCCGGCCGAAGTCGGCGGTGGTGTACGTCTGGGTGCTCCACGCGCCGCCGCCCTCGTCCTGGAAGCCGCTGCCGCCGACCGGGTCGTAGCTGGTCACCGAGACGGGCTCGATCGCGACGGGCTCCTGGGTCGGTTCGTCGGTGATGGTGACGACCGGGGTGCCGCCGGCCGGCCCACCGAGCCGGCCGAGCAGGACCCCGGCCCCGGCCCCGAGCACGGCGGCCAGGACCAGGCTGAGCAGGACGACGGCAAGACCGGGCCCGCCTCGACCGTCGGGGACCGCGGGGACGCCATCGACCGGGGTGACAGGACCGGAGGTGGACACGGACGTCAGTCCACCACACCCGGGCCGGGCGCCCTACGCTCCCAGGATGGCCAGGTACCTCGAGGTGCACCCCCAGGACCCGCAGCCGCACGCGATCGCCACGGTCGTCAGGATGCTGCGCGACGACGCCCTCATCGCCTACCCGACGGACTCCGGCTACGCCCTGGGCTGCGTGCTGGGCAGCCCGACCGGCGCGGAGCGGATCCGGCGGATCCGCGGCCTCGACGACGGGCACCACTTCACCCTGCTGTGCGCAAACTTCGGGCAGCTGGGCCAGCTGGTGCACCTGAGCAACACCGCGTTCCGGTCGGTGAAGGCGGCGACCCCCGGGCCGTACACGTTCATCCTCCCGGCGACCAAGGAGGTCCCGCGCCGACTCGCGCACCCGCGCAAGCGGACCGTCGGTGTGCGCATCCCGGACCACCCGGTGACGACGGCCCTGCTCCGCGAGCTCGGGGAGCCGCTGATGTCGAGCACGTTGATCCTGCCTGGGGAGCAGGAGCCGATGACGGACGGCTGGGAGATCAAGGAGACGCTGGACAGCGCGGTCGACGTCGTCCTGGACTGCGGTGACAGCCGCCCCGGACCCACCACCGTCGTCGACTGGTCCGGCCCGGAGCCGGAGGTCGTGCGGGTCGGGGTCGGCGACCCCTCCCGCTTCAGCTGAGGTCAGTGCACCTCGGTGAGCGTGCCGTCGGTCACCGAGTAGACGAAGCCGCGCACCTGCTCCTTGTGCGGGATGAAGGGGTTGGCGGTGATCCGCCTGAGTGACTGCCGCACGTCCTCGGCGGGGTCCTGGAAGGCCTCAGCGGCCCAGGGCGGACGGATGCCGGTGTCGGCCTCGACCTGCGCCTTGAAGCCGTCGTCCGTGAAAGTCAGCATTCCGCAGTCGGTGTGGTGGATGAGGATGATCTCGCGTGTCCCGAGGAGACGCTGGCTGATCGCAAGGGACCGGATCACGTCCTCGGTGACGACCCCACCGGCGTTGCGGATCACGTGGGCGTCGCCCTCCGCCAGTCCGAGCAGGCCGTACGGGTTGAGGCGGGCGTCCATGCAGGCGACGACGGCGACCTGCCGACCTGGCGGCATGGGCAGATGGCCCAGGTCGAAGGAGGCGGCGTAGGCCTCGGCGTTCCGCAGAAGCTCATCGGTCATGCTCATGGCGGTGCTCCTCACCGGGCTCGCACGGAACTCTTCGGGCCGCGGAGCGACAGCCCCACGGAGCCACGAGATTCGCAGAGGAGCCCGGCGTCGACAAGGGCTCGACAGGGGCTGGACGACACGACCGCGGCGGCGCAGACTGGTCGGGTCGGACGACCCGTCCCCAGGGGGTGCCTCGTGGCCCACATCCTCGATGTCGCGGACGCACTCGACGTCCCGGACGCGCTACCCGTCCTGTCCCGCGGCAAGCACCGCAGACCGCGGCACGGCGGGTGCTTCATGGAGATCGCCTCCTTCCTGGCCGGGGAGCGGTGGAGCGACCACCCGGCCTGTACCCACCCGTTGCTCGCGGCGCTGGCCCGGCACGTCAACGACGTCACCGGGGACGACGCCCGCCCCCGTCTGGCGCCGCTGATCCCGTCGGTGATCGGCGTGGTCGGGGACGACCCGCGGCTGGACGTCGAGCTGGCCCGGCTGGCGGCCGTGCGGGCGCTGCCGGTGACCTCCGAGGAGCGTCAGCACGTGCTCGCCCTCGCGCTGCTCGCCACCGAGGCCGTCGACCGGTTGCTCGACGGCGGGCCGCCGGACGACGAGATCCGTTCCCCCGAGGTCCGGGCCGTGCTCCGGCTGGCGCCCGGGGCGGAGGCGTGGGCGCGGGACTTCCGGCGGCGGGTCGGCGGCCGGGTGCCGGTCTCGGTGCGGACCTTCCGCCGGTTCACCGCACCCAACACGGTCCGGCACGCGGTCGAGGGGATCGCGACGTCGTGCACCCACGACCCGGAGCGGATGCTCTACGACCTGCTCGTCGACGCGATCGCGGTGAGCCGGGAGGTGCTCGGGCGCGGGACCGTGCAGGCGCCGTCGGCCGAGCAGTGGGACGCCGCCTGCCGGCTCGTCGGGACGGCGCCGGGGCCGCGCGGCTGACCCGCTCGTAGCGGCGGCTCAGCCGATCGGCCGGCGCAGGCCGCTGGCCCGTCGCACCGGCCGCTCGACGGCGGCGGTGACCGCGGCCGCGGTCCCGACGACCCGGACCCGTTCGCGGGCCCGGGTGACGGCGGTGTACAGGAGCTCACGGGTCAGCAGCGGTGAGGTCGCCGGCGGCAGCAGCAGCGACACGGCGCCGAACTGGCTGCCCTGCCCCCGGTGCACGGTCATCGCGTGCACGGTCTGCACGGCCGGCAGGCGGTGCGGGCGCACCAGCAGCGGGGCCTCGGGGGTGCCGAAGACGGCGACCACCCCGCCGGGCGCGGCGACGACGACACCCGTGTCGCCGTTGTACAGCCCGCTGTCGCGGTCGTTGGCGGTGACGAGCAGTGGCCGCCCGGGGTACCAGGGGCCGTGGGCCCCGCCCGGGTCGGGCCCGGTCTCCTCGGCGACCCAGGCCTCCACCTCGGCGGCCCAGTGCGCGACGCCGGCCGGGCCGCGGCGGTGAGCGAGCAGCAGCCGGTGCCGCTCCAGGGCGGCGAGCGCAGCGGGGACGTCTCCGCGGCGGGCGGCCCGGACCAGCTCGGTGCCCGCGGCCACCGCGTCGGCCCGCACCCCGGCGACGTCCGCGGCGGTGGGCCGCTCGGTGGTGACCTCGACGAAGGACACGGCGTCCCTGCCGGTGCGCAGCAGGTGGAGGACCTCCTCCGCGCGCCCGTGCCGGACGGCGCCAGCGAGCTCGGCGATGACGGAGCCGTGCCGGTGCACCCGTTCCAGCCGGACGACGCCGTTGCCGAGCGCGGTCCG
This DNA window, taken from Kineosporiaceae bacterium SCSIO 59966, encodes the following:
- a CDS encoding threonylcarbamoyl-AMP synthase: MARYLEVHPQDPQPHAIATVVRMLRDDALIAYPTDSGYALGCVLGSPTGAERIRRIRGLDDGHHFTLLCANFGQLGQLVHLSNTAFRSVKAATPGPYTFILPATKEVPRRLAHPRKRTVGVRIPDHPVTTALLRELGEPLMSSTLILPGEQEPMTDGWEIKETLDSAVDVVLDCGDSRPGPTTVVDWSGPEPEVVRVGVGDPSRFS
- a CDS encoding carbonic anhydrase, with protein sequence MSMTDELLRNAEAYAASFDLGHLPMPPGRQVAVVACMDARLNPYGLLGLAEGDAHVIRNAGGVVTEDVIRSLAISQRLLGTREIILIHHTDCGMLTFTDDGFKAQVEADTGIRPPWAAEAFQDPAEDVRQSLRRITANPFIPHKEQVRGFVYSVTDGTLTEVH